The Deltaproteobacteria bacterium genome window below encodes:
- a CDS encoding DJ-1/PfpI family protein — translation MTDVRRIAVLVFEGVEELDFAGPWEVLSAWAEQFPDDRVQTFTMAPVAGEIRCAKGLRVVADHTLADAPHAELLVFPGGRGTRPMLQDATMLAWVREQAARGTIIASVCTGALVLAKAGLLDGRPATTHHGSLALLRELGRDIDVQPEARFVDNGAVLTAAGVSAGIDLALHLVARLHSRERAQQVRRYIQYDPHPPV, via the coding sequence ATGACGGACGTTCGACGCATCGCAGTGCTGGTCTTCGAGGGTGTCGAGGAGCTCGACTTCGCCGGTCCGTGGGAGGTGCTGTCGGCCTGGGCCGAGCAGTTCCCCGACGATCGGGTGCAGACCTTCACGATGGCGCCGGTCGCGGGCGAGATCCGCTGCGCAAAGGGACTGCGCGTGGTCGCCGATCACACCCTCGCCGACGCGCCCCACGCCGAGCTGCTGGTGTTCCCCGGCGGGCGCGGCACGCGGCCGATGCTGCAGGACGCGACCATGCTGGCGTGGGTGCGCGAGCAGGCCGCCCGCGGCACCATCATCGCCAGCGTGTGCACCGGTGCGCTGGTGTTGGCGAAGGCCGGCCTGCTCGACGGTCGCCCGGCCACCACACACCACGGCTCGCTGGCGCTGCTGCGCGAGCTCGGCCGCGACATCGACGTGCAGCCCGAGGCGCGCTTCGTCGACAACGGCGCGGTGCTCACGGCCGCCGGCGTCTCGGCCGGCATCGATCTCGCGCTGCACCTGGTCGCGCGACTGCACTCCCGCGAGCGCGCCCAACAGGTGCGCCGGTACATCCAGTACGATCCGCACCCGCCGGTCTGA